In Streptomyces erythrochromogenes, the DNA window ACGGTGACCGTCGACGACGCCGAGAACGCCGTCCGCGTCATCCGCGCCCACCTGCGCACCCTCGCAGGCTGAGACGGCCGGCGGACCGAGGCGCTTACCGGATCCGAGGGCGCGGGGACGTACACTCCGCCAGATGAGCAGCAGTGTGACGCGCGAGGCCTCCTCGAACGAGCCCCCGCGGCCCGCCGACGGACCGGCCGAGCCCAGGATCCCCTCCGCGACGCCCCCCGCCACCCCCGCCGCGACGGCCGCGCCGCTGCGCAGGGGCGCCCGGCTGGTCCGGCCCGTGCTCGCCGCGCTGTCCGGCGTGCTGCTCTACCTCAGCTTCCCGCCCCGCCCCCTGTGGTGGCTGGCCCCGCTCGCCCTCGCCCTCCTCGCCGGCTGCCTCCACGGCCGTCGTCCGCGGGCGGGCTTCGGACTCGGCACCCTCGCGGGCCTCGGCTACCTGCTGCCGCTCCTGGTGTGGACCGGTGAGGAGGTCGGCCCGGTGCCCTGGCTGGCGCTTGCTTCCCTCGAAGCCCTCTTCATCGGCCTGACCGGCCTCGGCATCGCCCTCGTCAGCCGGCTCCCGGCCTGGCCGGTGCTCGCCGCCGCCGTCTGGGTCGCGGGCGAGGCCCTGCGCGCCCGGGCACCGTTCGGCGGGTTCCCCTGGGGCAAGCTCGCCTTCGGACAGGCCGACGGCGTCTTCACCCCGCTCGCCGCCCTCGGCGGCACACCGCTGCTCTCCTTCGGCGTGGCCCTCTGCGGATTCGGCCTCTACCAAGCCCTCCGCATCGCCCGCCGCCACCCCGGCCGCACCACCGCCGCGCTGACCGCGCTGACCGTCGCCGCCCCCATCGGCGCCGCCCTCGCCGCCCGCCCCCTGGTCTCCGACGCCCCCGAGGACGGCACCGTCGTGGCCGCCGTCATCCAGGGCAACGTGCCCCGCCTCGGCCTCGACTTCAACTCCCAGCGCCGTGCCGTCCTCGACAACCACGTCAAGCGCACGGTCCAGCTCGCCGAGGACGTCAAGGCCGGCCGGGCGCCCAAGCCCGACTTCGTCGTCTGGCCCGAGAACTCCTCCGACCTCGACCCGTACGCCGAACCCGACGCCCACGCCGTCATCGACAAGGCGGTCAAGGCCATCGGCGTGCCCGTGGCCATCGGCGCGGTCGTCGCCCCCGAGACGGGCCCGCTGCGCAACACGATGATCCTCTGGGACCCCGTCGCGGGCCCCACCGAGACCTACGACAAGCGCAAGATCCAGCCCTTCGGCGAGCGCATCCCGATGCGCTCCTTCGTCCGGCTCTTCAGCTCCGACGTGGACCGGGTGCGCCGCGACTTCGGCCCCGGCAAGGACCCCGGCGTCTTCGACATGGCCGGCACCGGCGTCGGCATGGTCACCTGTTTCGAGGCCGCCTTCGACGACGCCGTCCGCTCCACCGTCCAGGACGGCGCCCAGGTGATCGCCGTACCGAGCAACAACGCCACCTTCGGCCGCACGCAGATGACCTACCAGCAGCTCGCCATGGACCGGGTCCGCGCCGTCGAGCACAGCCGCACCGTACTCGTCCCCGTCACCAGCGGCGTCAGTGCCGTCATCCGCCCCGACGGCCGGATCGTCTCGGAGACGAAGATGTTCACCGCGGACGCGCTCGTCGCCGAGATCCCGCTGCGCTCCGGCCGCACCCCGGCCACCGTGCTCGGGCCGCTGCCCGAGTACGCCCTGCTGCTGCTCGCCGCGGGAGGGTTCGGCGTACTCGCCGCCCGCCGGATCCGCGCCCGCCGCGCCGCCTGAGACGGGACCGGCCCCCGGCCTCGTAGGGTCGGGGGATGACCACACCTGACTTCATCCGGCGGATCCGCGAGTCCGCCGGGCACCAGCTGCTCCTCCTGCCCGGGGTCACGGCCATCGTCCTCGACGACCTGGGCAGGGTGCTGCTCGGCCGGCGCTCCGACACCGGGCGGTGGTCCGTGGTCGGCGGCATCGCCGAGCCGGGCGAGCAGCCGGCCGATACCGCCGTGCGCGAGGTGTACGAGGAGACGGCCGTGCGCTGCGTGCCCGAGCGGGTGGTCCTCGTCCAGATGCTCGCCCCGATCACCTACCCCAACGGCGACGTCTGCCAGTTCCAGGACATCACCTTCCGCTGCCGCGCCACCGGCGGCGAGGCGCGGGCCAACGACCACGAGTCCCTCGAAGTGGCCTGGTTCGACGTGGACGCGCTGCCCCCGCTGGAGTCCTTCGCCCTGGACCGGATCCACCGGGCCCTGCGCGAGGAACCCACCTGGTTCGAGGTCCCCGCCGCGATCGCGGAGTAGGGCGAGCCTTGTCGATCATGATCGGTCCGGCCGACTGGACCTGCCGCGGGTGAGCTGTAGGGTTCCGCTGACCCGACGGCGTCAATCGGACCGTCATCTACTTCAGGGGGCGGTCGAGGCATGAGCGCAGGCGGAGCGGCCGGAATACCGCGGGCGGGCGGGCGCGCAGACACCGCGGCGCCGCCCGCAGGAACACCGGGCCCGCGCCTCGCGGCCCTCGACGCCGTCCGGGTGCTCGCCGCGCTCTCCGTGCTCTTCTACCACTACGCGGCCCTCGACAGCGCCTGGGGCGAGCCGGCCGAGGACGTCTTCCCCGGCGCGCACGCACTGGCCGTCTACGGCTGGCTCGGCGTCGAGATTTTCTTCCTGGTCAGCGGCTTCGTCATCTGCATGAGCGCCTGGGGCCGCACCGTGGGCGACTTCGCGGTCTCCCGGGTCTCCCGGCTCTTCCCCGCCTACTGGGCGGCGGTGGCCTTCACCTCCCTCGTGCTGTTCGCCTGGCCCGAGATGCGCAAGGTCGGGTCGGTCAGCGACGTCGTGGTGAATCTCTCGATGCTCCAGGCAGGGATCGGCGTCCCCCACGTGGACGACGCGTACTGGACGCTCTTCGTCGAGCTCAAGTTCTACGTACTGTTCGCGGTCGTCGTCATGCGCGGCGTGACCTACCGCAACTGCGTCCTCTTCTGCGGGATCTGGACCCTCGCCGGCGCCGTGGCCCCGGCCGTGGACAACGGCCTGCTCTCCTTCTTCGCGGTGTCGTCGGCGTCCCCGTACTTCATCGCCGGCATCGCCTTCTACCTGATGCGCCGCTTCCGGCCGAACGCCGTCCTGTGGGCCGTGGTCGGCGTGCAGTTCCTCCTCGCCCAGCACCACGTGCACGCCCGCATGGTCTCCAGCCTGGGCCGCAGGGCCACCGAGCAGACGCCCGCCTGGCCGGCCCACGTGATCATCCTGCTCGGCTTCGCCCTCATGGCGGCCATCGCGCTCGGCGTCCTCGACCGCGTCCGGTGGGGCTGGCTCCCGCACGCCGGAGCGGTCACCTACCCGCTCTACCTGATCCACATGATGGCCGGGCTGACCTTCATCCACCACTTCCGCCGCGATGTCGCGCCCGTCCCGCTGGCCATCGGCGTGACCGCCCTCATGGTGGTGCTCGCCTGGCTCGTCCACCGGCTCGTGGAACGCCCGCTGGGCCGCGTACTGCGCGACGGCCTGCGGCGCGGGGTGCAGGACATCCGCTCGGGGACCCCGCGGCCGGCGCCGCTCGGGCGGCTGCCCGTACAGCCCTCCGCGCCCGAGGCGGAACGCATCCCGGCGGGACGCCGCTGAAGCACTCCTCGTGCCGCCCGCGTCGGGCGTAGGCCGGTCAGCCGTCGACCGCGGCCTCCCGGTACAGCTCCACCGCCTGATCGCCCATCACCGCGCTGTACGAGATCTCCGGTACGGTTCCTCCGCCCTCGTAGCCCCCGAGCACCCCGGCCAGGGCACCGTCCACCAGCCAGGGGCTGCCGCTGGTGCCGCCGCTGAGATCGGGGCAGCCGATCCGGCGCTGGGTCGGGGAGAGCAGGCCGGTGCTGTTGGCGCAGCGCAGCGGGGCCTCCATCGTCCTCGGGTAGCCGATGACCGTCACCCTCGCCCCGGCGGGCTGCTCGGCCGCGACCGGGAAGCCGCCCACGAGGTCCTCGACGCGGCGGGTCTGCCCGCCGTCCACCGGGGCCACCGTCGCGAAGGCGATGTCGGCGTCCGGGTCCTGCCCGGCCGTCCACTCCGGCGCCACGAACACGCCGGTGATCTTCCACAGGCCGTACGGGGCGCTCCCGTCCCGGTACCCCGGTGCGAAGACGGTGGTGTCCGTCCTCTCCACGCAGTGGGCCGCCGTGGCGATCACGTCCCGGTCGTCGCTGCGCACCACCGCGGCGGTGCAGAAGTGCCCGCCGTCGAGGCCGCCGGCGAAGAGCGCGCCCACCCGGTCTGCCTCGGCGCCGGGCCGAGCCCACGCAGTGATGCCCAGAGGCGGGCCGGAGGCGGCATCGGGCAGGTCCACACCGATCAGCGCGGCCATCGCGGTCAGCGCGAGCAGGATCCGTGATGCCCGCCGCGCACGGGAGCGCCGGGCCGTTCGGGGGAGCATGTCGTGGATCATGATTTCCACCCTGCCCGCCGAACCTATGACCGGAGGGCGGAGTTCCGTATGAATCTCCTGTGAATCGCGTGAAGGCGTCGTGAAACCCCGGCCATGACCGGACGAGACGGTTCCGAACGACACAGCCCCGGACGAGACGCCCGTGCCGCGCACCGCCGCGGGATCAGTCGCGGCGCTCGTACACCGTCACCCGGCGCCCCCGCACCTGCCGGTCCTCCACCACCGCGAACCGCTCCCGCAGCACCGCCGTCTTCGCCTTGTCCCGTTCCGCCGAAGGAGCCTTCGCGACCTCCGCCGAGTCCGTCACCAGCAGCACCCGCCGCTGCTCCAGCAGCGCCTCCCGGATCCGCGCCGGCTGCGCCTCCTCGCCCTTGAGGGTGGCCGAGGCCACCGGGCTCTCGGCCAGCGCCAGGTCGGTCAGGCCCGTGAAGGCGCCGGGGGAGACCAGCGCCGTGTCCCGCCGCGCGGCCGGTACGAACAGCACGGCGTCACCGTCCCGCTTCAGCAGGGCCACCTCTCCGGCCACCGCCAGCACGTCGTCGACCCGGCTGGCCGGGGCACGCCTGCCCAGCTCCACCGGCAGCAGGGCCAGCACCGAGACGGCGACCACCCCCGGCACCAGCAGGGCCGACGCCTTCGGGAACCGGGGCGCGCAGGCCCGTACGGCAGCCCCGAGGGCCGCGCCGATCAGCAGCGCCAGACCCACCATGGCGAACAGCACGTACCGGTCCAGGAACAGCGGCTGGACCAGGGACAGCGCGATCAGCCCGAGCTGAGGCACCGCCAGCAGCGGCAGCCCCACCGCCGCCGCCGAGAGCCGCGACCGGTCCGGCCGGTCCGCCCACGCCCCCAGCGCGCCGATCGCCAGCAGGATCCCCGGGCCGATCAGCATGTGCCAGGTCAGCGGCGGTATCCAGGACACCTGGTCGGACTGGCCCCGGCTGAACAGGACCAGCGGCAGTGCCCCCGCCGCCGCCCCGGATCCGTACGCCGCCCAGCGCAGCCACACCCCGCGCCGCGCCCGCACCCACCACAGGGTCGCCGCGTGCGCGGGCAGGGCCAGCAGCGACAGCCAGTTCAGCAGCGCGCACACCAGCACGACCGCCCCGTACGCCGCCCAGCGCGGCCACGTCCGCCGCCCGGGCCGGTCCTCCAGCAGCGACACCAGCAGCAGGGCCGACAGCCCGGCCCCCGCCGCGACCAGCGCGTACGGCCTGCCCTCCTGGAGGTAGAACTGGACGGCCGGCAGCAGCCCGAGCGCCAGCCCGCCCCCGAGCCCCGCCCAGCAGCCCGCCAGGCGCCGCCCGATGACGGCCACGCACACCGCGGCGCACGCCACCGCCAGCACGGAGGGCAGCCGCAGGGTCGTCGTACTCGCCCCGAACACCTCGAAGAGGCCGTGCATCAAAAGGTAGTAGAACCCGTGGACGGCGTCGACGTTCCCGAGCATCCGCCAGATCTCGCCCGCCGACCGCCCGGCCACCTGCCAGGTCGCCGCCTCGTCGCGCCACACGCTGTCCTGCCGGGAGAGCCCCCACAGACCGAGCGCCAGGGTCCAGAGGAAGGGGACGAGACAGAGGAGCGGCCCGCGTCGGGCCGCGGGTATGTGGCAACGCATGAAAGTGCTGGGATCCTCGGTCTGGCGTTCGGGCGGAAACCACAGTCTATGGACGCCACGGAGGGTTTCCGGACCGCCTGTTGTGCACCGCGGAGCGAGATCGCCGGGCCCGCCCGCACCTAGCCTCGCCGCAAGGAGCACGAACGAGGGGCGGTACCCGGTGAACTGGCTCATCCACGACTACCGCGAGAGCGATCTCGCAGCGGTGGTCCACCTGATCGACACCACGGCCG includes these proteins:
- the lnt gene encoding apolipoprotein N-acyltransferase, producing the protein MSSSVTREASSNEPPRPADGPAEPRIPSATPPATPAATAAPLRRGARLVRPVLAALSGVLLYLSFPPRPLWWLAPLALALLAGCLHGRRPRAGFGLGTLAGLGYLLPLLVWTGEEVGPVPWLALASLEALFIGLTGLGIALVSRLPAWPVLAAAVWVAGEALRARAPFGGFPWGKLAFGQADGVFTPLAALGGTPLLSFGVALCGFGLYQALRIARRHPGRTTAALTALTVAAPIGAALAARPLVSDAPEDGTVVAAVIQGNVPRLGLDFNSQRRAVLDNHVKRTVQLAEDVKAGRAPKPDFVVWPENSSDLDPYAEPDAHAVIDKAVKAIGVPVAIGAVVAPETGPLRNTMILWDPVAGPTETYDKRKIQPFGERIPMRSFVRLFSSDVDRVRRDFGPGKDPGVFDMAGTGVGMVTCFEAAFDDAVRSTVQDGAQVIAVPSNNATFGRTQMTYQQLAMDRVRAVEHSRTVLVPVTSGVSAVIRPDGRIVSETKMFTADALVAEIPLRSGRTPATVLGPLPEYALLLLAAGGFGVLAARRIRARRAA
- a CDS encoding NUDIX hydrolase; protein product: MTTPDFIRRIRESAGHQLLLLPGVTAIVLDDLGRVLLGRRSDTGRWSVVGGIAEPGEQPADTAVREVYEETAVRCVPERVVLVQMLAPITYPNGDVCQFQDITFRCRATGGEARANDHESLEVAWFDVDALPPLESFALDRIHRALREEPTWFEVPAAIAE
- a CDS encoding acyltransferase family protein, whose protein sequence is MSAGGAAGIPRAGGRADTAAPPAGTPGPRLAALDAVRVLAALSVLFYHYAALDSAWGEPAEDVFPGAHALAVYGWLGVEIFFLVSGFVICMSAWGRTVGDFAVSRVSRLFPAYWAAVAFTSLVLFAWPEMRKVGSVSDVVVNLSMLQAGIGVPHVDDAYWTLFVELKFYVLFAVVVMRGVTYRNCVLFCGIWTLAGAVAPAVDNGLLSFFAVSSASPYFIAGIAFYLMRRFRPNAVLWAVVGVQFLLAQHHVHARMVSSLGRRATEQTPAWPAHVIILLGFALMAAIALGVLDRVRWGWLPHAGAVTYPLYLIHMMAGLTFIHHFRRDVAPVPLAIGVTALMVVLAWLVHRLVERPLGRVLRDGLRRGVQDIRSGTPRPAPLGRLPVQPSAPEAERIPAGRR
- a CDS encoding trypsin-like serine peptidase, yielding MLPRTARRSRARRASRILLALTAMAALIGVDLPDAASGPPLGITAWARPGAEADRVGALFAGGLDGGHFCTAAVVRSDDRDVIATAAHCVERTDTTVFAPGYRDGSAPYGLWKITGVFVAPEWTAGQDPDADIAFATVAPVDGGQTRRVEDLVGGFPVAAEQPAGARVTVIGYPRTMEAPLRCANSTGLLSPTQRRIGCPDLSGGTSGSPWLVDGALAGVLGGYEGGGTVPEISYSAVMGDQAVELYREAAVDG
- a CDS encoding glycosyltransferase family 39 protein, producing MRCHIPAARRGPLLCLVPFLWTLALGLWGLSRQDSVWRDEAATWQVAGRSAGEIWRMLGNVDAVHGFYYLLMHGLFEVFGASTTTLRLPSVLAVACAAVCVAVIGRRLAGCWAGLGGGLALGLLPAVQFYLQEGRPYALVAAGAGLSALLLVSLLEDRPGRRTWPRWAAYGAVVLVCALLNWLSLLALPAHAATLWWVRARRGVWLRWAAYGSGAAAGALPLVLFSRGQSDQVSWIPPLTWHMLIGPGILLAIGALGAWADRPDRSRLSAAAVGLPLLAVPQLGLIALSLVQPLFLDRYVLFAMVGLALLIGAALGAAVRACAPRFPKASALLVPGVVAVSVLALLPVELGRRAPASRVDDVLAVAGEVALLKRDGDAVLFVPAARRDTALVSPGAFTGLTDLALAESPVASATLKGEEAQPARIREALLEQRRVLLVTDSAEVAKAPSAERDKAKTAVLRERFAVVEDRQVRGRRVTVYERRD